The DNA sequence GACAATGGTTATTAACATTATGGGATAATAGAGGTTCATACAACAGTTTACTGATTAGCAAAAGAAACCGTTGTCTATAAAGCAaagatggaaaaaaaaattgacttgcACATATTACATATCCCAACCCTGCTGTACACAAACCAACAATAAGATGTCCAATCTGAATAAACCCAAACCAACAGATATAATACCATAAATCAGCCAAAGGTCCAACCAACAACAAACTAGAGATCCTCAATCAAAATTGTAAGCCATTCCTCAAAAATGGCAAACCATACACTTTCAATTAAACAAGACAGAGATTTCAAATTACATTGTTCCATATATAGCCTTTGGTAACATGCATGCTGCTTAGCCATAAATTTGCACGCCTTGACAACCGCCGTATGCTGGTAATTCTGCATAAACACAAAAACAAGTGATCAACATTAATTTGCACAAGTTTGATGtggaaaattttataatttatcctCTACAGTAGATAACATATCTCCAAGCCCTGTTTCTGCAGTAGAAGCTAGCCATACTTGTATGTCCGCCGAATGATTATTTTTGCTATGATAAAATCATCATCTATTATAACAAGAGCATCAACCAGCAGCATTCACAAATTGAAAACTCAGTCAACTAGATGATGATTTTATCACGGCAAAAGTAATCTCATCAAGGGGTTCACGAGCAGTACACATGGATAATGGGAGCTTCACCTACAAAAAGAATAAAGTGAGCGGTACATGGACTCAAGTatctataaataattatatatattaccaCTATGGAAGTTGAATCCATTCTTCTTCCTCTCGCATATAGCTAGTATTTTCATCGTCCAGTTCATCAACATTCGGGAACACGGGCAACTGCAGCTCATTCTCAAGTTCTATTTCTACAGAgccttcattttcatcatcacagTGGTCATAAAAGTTCTTTTCCGGGACTTTCAACACCACAGACCAAAATTTTTCAAGAGTATCATCAATGTAGCAAACTTGCTTAACATGTTTCCCTAGAACAAAAGGATCATTTGAAAAtcctaatttatttaaattaaccaATGTATATCCCAACTCATCAACCTTAACCCCTTTGTTCATATCTACCCAATTGCAACGAAATATAGGGACTCTAAAATTATTATAGTCTAGCTCCCATATACTTGTTATAACTCCATAATAGGTATGTGAAGTATGTTCAACAGATTTAAATTTTTCGGAAAGCATTAATGTATCTGCAACAACACAAACACCACTACACTGTACTTGTCTATTATTATCACGCTCCTTGGTGCTATAAATAACCCCGCTGATTTTATAACCACTAAACGTAGGAACATTCTTGTTAGGCCCTTCTGCCATCCACCTTATATCATCACCTATGCTATTATGGTCATGGAGCAATTCCGTCTCAATCTgtacaacaacaaaaaattaaacaatttttttaggtctgtgtttttattttttattggatGTCTTCGACTTCTTATATTACTTGTCTGTATTGTTTTTAATCAGGACTACGTAACAAGGtaataaacacataaataaaactTACCTTTTTCCTGAACCATTCGGGGAATTGTTCATTCTGCTTGGTTTTTAGCCACACCTCGTCATTTTCATGCTGCTGGTATCTTAGCATTAAAGATGCCATATGTTCACTACAAGTAAAATCAATTGCTTCAATATATTTACCGAATTGCAGATaatgagaaaataacaaaatgcacacacacacacacatatgttaGTAACTTACTCAAAATATTGCCTCATGTGATTGCTATTTTGCAGAACACATAAGTGTGCTAGATGCAATTCCTCTTTGCTTGGCTTGATCATTGTCGCACCAGATAAAGGTTTGCTTATTGCATTTTGCTCATGCCTATCATTTTTTGGCAAACCTATGGTAGCTTCTTCAAAATTGACCAAACGTTCAACGGCCTCTTCGGCAACATATGCCTCGGCAATACAACCTTCGGGATGAGCAGCATTTCGAACATATCCTTTAAACGCCTTCATATATCTCTCAAAAGGATACATCCAACGTAGAAAGATTGGCCCGCAAAGCTTAACCTCTCTCACAAGATGAATTGAGAGATGGATCATGACATCGAAGAACGAAGGGGGAAAGTGTTTTTCCAGCTGGCATAATGTTTCCACCAACTGAGATTGCATATTTTCCAATTTATCTACATCGATGACTTTGCTGCAAATTGCCTTGAAGAAAAGGCAAAACCTTATTATTGTGCACCTGACTTTTTTGTGCAGTACCGACCGAATCGCAATTGGAAGCAAATGATGCAATATTGTGTGGCAATCATGAGATTTCATTCCAACAAGCCGAAGTTTTTCCATATTTACAAGATTCTTGATATTTGAACAAAATCCATCCGGTAACTTCATTTGAAGAAATGATGAGCAAACTACCTTCTTTTCAGCATTTGATAAGTTCCATGCAGCCAAAGGTACCTTCTCTTTCTTTCCGGGAGTTTTTGGCCTTAGCTCCATTCTTATTCCCATTTCTGCCATATCGAGACGGACTGACTCCCTATCTTTTGTCTTTCCGGGAATATTTAGCAAAGTTCCAAGTAAAGCCtcacatatatttttctcgatGTGCATCACATCGAGAACATGCCTAACTGGCAAAAATTTCCAATACTCAAGTTGAAAGAAGATAGATAACTTCTTGCAAACTGGTCTAGCATCACCCTTCTTCCGTTTATTTTGGCGTTGTGTCTTACCAAAGACATGGTCCCTTAGATGTTGTACTCTTTCAAAAACCTGCTCACCAGTTAATGGAATAGGACCAGCACCTGTCTCAACGCTATTATCAAAAGCTGCCTTTTGCTTTCTATACGGATGATGACGAGGCAACCACCTCCTATGCCTCATAACTACCGTCTTCCGATAGTGAACCAGCCTAGTAGCCTCTGTTTTATCAACACAAACAATACAAGCATTATATCCTTTAACTACATGTCCCGACAAGTTCCCCAAAGCTGGATAGTCACTTATTGTCCATAATAATATGCCCCTAAGTACGAAAGACTCTTGTCTATATGCGTCGTACACTTGTTTCCCGCGCCACAACTCCTGCAGATCTTCAATAAGTGGTTGAAGGAACACATCTATATCATTTCCAGGCTCGGTCGGTCCTGATATTAACAAGCAAAGCATAATGTACCTTCTTTTCATACAGAGCCAAGGTGGAAGGTTGTAAACCGATAGCAAAACTGGCCAACTTGAGTGATCAGTACGGTTTCCACGAAAAGGATTGAAACCGTCGGCGGATAAAGCTAACCGGAGGTTTCTACTCTCCGATGCAAAATCAGGCCACTTTTGATCGACATCCTTCCATGTTTGCGAGTCTGCTGGATGCCTCATTTTACCATCTTGTTGTCGTTCGGTCTCATGCCAAGTCATGTCCTTCGCAATCGCTGGTGTATTGAACAAATTTCTTATTCTTGGTATCAAGGGGAAATACCATAAGACCTTAGCAGGGACTCCTTCTTGTTCTTCTCCTTTCTTATTCAGTTTCCATCTAGAGGCCTTACATATGCGACAAGTAGTCTCATCTTCATCTTGTGGCCCACGATATAGTAGACAATTATTCGGGCATGCGTGTATCTTATCATAACCCATTCCTAATGCACATAAGGTTTTCTTCGCTTCATTGAAAGAAGAAGGGACATTGTTGCCTTCTGGTAGCAAAGACCCAATCAATAATAGAACATCAGAAAAACATGAATCAGACATACCATGCTTCACTTTCAAGTTGAATAACTTAACCAAAGCTTTCATCTTAGTGTAATTCTCACAACCAGGATAAAGAGGTTCATGCTCACCTTTCACATGGTTGATGAAATCTGAAGaatctgaagaaagaacatCATCATCGTCAGCTTCACCCATTCTTGTGCAGAATTGGTAATTAGAAGATACCGAGTTGTCACTTTCATCCAATACAGGACTTTCTACAATATTTGGCTCCCCGTGCCATATCCAGCGAGTATACGTTTCATCAATACCATTTTGAAACAGATGGTTTTTAACAATCCGAGCTTTCCAAGATTTGCTATGTGCGCACTTTAAGCATGGAGAACTTATTTTGTCTTCGTTATATCCATTCTCAAAGGCAAACATAAGTAAATCGTCCACTCCATTCTCAAACTCTCTTGTTCTTCTATCAGCTTTTAACCATGACCTATccatattttgatataaaacaaGCTGCAAAAAGAAAGTGACATGATGGTCAAAAACAGAGCATATACTATTAAGCTTATGACTAACTACCAAAACaattacaaacccaaattccCAAATAACCAAAACTATTAAGCTTATGACTAACTACCAAACCAAAACAATCAGCAACAACTACATATTCTATTAGCAATTAGTAACTAATTAAGCTTATCACAAACCCAAATTCCCAATGTGCATCACTTCAAACAATTAATTGCAGAGGTGACTAATTAAGATTATGACTaactaattaaacaattaactaattaagATTATGACTaactaattaaacaattaactaattaagATTATGACTaactaattaaacaattaaCTATTAAGCTTATCACTTCAAACAATTAATTGCAGAGGTGAGCTTGTGTTAGAGCTTAAACCACTGAAACAATGGAGGAACCCTAAAACACTAAAAAGATAATTTAGGTTACGGATTTACCTAAAATGGAGGTCTCTGCGATGGAGGTCGAGGTTCGATGGGGGAGGTTGAGCTTGAGGTCGAGGTGCGATGGAGGAGGTGCGAAGGAGCTTGAGGTCGAGGTCGAGCTTGAGGTCGAGGTCGATGGAGGTTCGAGGAGGTCGAGGTGCGATGGAGCCGCCACGATGGAGAGTACAGGAGGGGATAAGATGAGGAGTAATGAATGACCTAATTTTGACTTCAATTATTATGTTCTCATTCAGACATAACAAAGCTCAATGATTgggttgttaaaattttaaataatccttAAATTATGTCCAAGAAtgtcaaaatcaattaaatccaaataaaaatcGACTTATGGATAGTCATTTACAAATTTTATCGATGTTAATATCGACTTATTGTagtcatgtacaaattttatcggAAAATAATCAACACTTCTTGTTCGTCTTTTTAACAGAAATCCGGTAAAAGCTGTAGTCCCTGACACGGGTACTACTACCCAgttgacttaattaatttataaaatggatttgtcaacgatccaaccgtacggatgttaatatcgacttattgtagtcatgtacaaattttatcggaaaataatcaactcttcttgttcgtctttttaacagaaatccggtaaaagctgtagtccctgacacgggtactactacccagttgacttaattaatttctgaaatggatttgtcaacgatccaaccgtacggatgttaatatcgacttattgtagtcatgtacaaattttatcggaaaataatcaactcttcttgttcg is a window from the Daucus carota subsp. sativus chromosome 8, DH1 v3.0, whole genome shotgun sequence genome containing:
- the LOC108198029 gene encoding uncharacterized protein LOC108198029 — translated: MDRSWLKADRRTREFENGVDDLLMFAFENGYNEDKISSPCLKCAHSKSWKARIVKNHLFQNGIDETYTRWIWHGEPNIVESPVLDESDNSVSSNYQFCTRMGEADDDDVLSSDSSDFINHVKGEHEPLYPGCENYTKMKALVKLFNLKVKHGMSDSCFSDVLLLIGSLLPEGNNVPSSFNEAKKTLCALGMGYDKIHACPNNCLLYRGPQDEDETTCRICKASRWKLNKKGEEQEGVPAKVLWYFPLIPRIRNLFNTPAIAKDMTWHETERQQDGKMRHPADSQTWKDVDQKWPDFASESRNLRLALSADGFNPFRGNRTDHSSWPVLLSVYNLPPWLCMKRRYIMLCLLISGPTEPGNDIDVFLQPLIEDLQELWRGKQVYDAYRQESFVLRGILLWTISDYPALGNLSGHVVKGYNACIVCVDKTEATRLVHYRKTVVMRHRRWLPRHHPYRKQKAAFDNSVETGAGPIPLTGEQVFERVQHLRDHVFGKTQRQNKRKKGDARPVCKKLSIFFQLEYWKFLPVRHVLDVMHIEKNICEALLGTLLNIPGKTKDRESVRLDMAEMGIRMELRPKTPGKKEKVPLAAWNLSNAEKKVVCSSFLQMKLPDGFCSNIKNLVNMEKLRLVGMKSHDCHTILHHLLPIAIRSVLHKKVRCTIIRFCLFFKAICSKVIDVDKLENMQSQLVETLCQLEKHFPPSFFDVMIHLSIHLVREVKLCGPIFLRWMYPFERYMKAFKGYVRNAAHPEGCIAEAYVAEEAVERLVNFEEATIGLPKNDRHEQNAISKPLSGATMIKPSKEELHLAHLCVLQNSNHMRQYFE